The Anaerobranca gottschalkii DSM 13577 genomic sequence CAGCATATAATAAATTTACTCCAGCAGGTCATATTAACTATGTAGAGTTAGATAGTGCACCAATTGGAAACATTGCTGCCTTTGAACAATTGGTAAATGCTGCTTTCGAAAATGATTGTGGTTATTTTAGTGTTAATTTCCCAGTAGATCAGTGTTTAGGGGAAAACTGTAACTATATCGGTATAATAACTGAAGAAGGATGTCCTAAATGTCAATCAAAAAAAGTAAGAAGAATTAGAAGGGTTACAGGATATTTAGGAATTTATGAAGAATCTTTAGATGGAGTAAATAAAGATTCATTCTTTAACAAAGGAAAATATTACGAAGTAAAAAATAGAACTACTCACTTAAAATTTTAATAATAAAAAAGCTGTATCTTAAAGTCAAAGCTAAGATACAGCTTTTTTTTTTTGTTTTTTTCTTGATTGATGAATTTTTGAATATTAATTCCAGCAATTGCTAAATATAATGGTAAAAATATGAGAAGGTGAAAAAATGAAAACATTGTGGAAAGGTGCAATAAACTTCGGTTTAATAAATGTTCCGATAAAGATGTTTACAGCTACAGAGAATAAAAGTATTAGTTTTAAAAACTTACATAAAGAATGTAATACACCTATAAAACAAAAGAGATATTGCCCTAACTGTGAAAAAGAAGTTGAATATGATGAGATAGTTAAAGGGTATGAATATCAAAAGGATACTTATATCATAATTAAAGATGAAGATTTAGAAAAAATACCGGGAGAAAGCAGTAAAACAATTGATATAGTAGAATTTGTGAAACTTGAACAAATTGATCCAATCTACTTCGATAAATCTTATTATTTAGCTCCTGAAGATACAGGAAAAAAAGCTTATAAATTATTGGTAAATGCATTGAATGAAACAGAAAAAATAGCTATAGCTAAAGTAGTAATTAGATCAAGGGAATCCCTTGTATGTTTAAGGGTATATAATGGTATTTTAGTTATGGAAACAATGCATTATCCAGATGAAATTAGGAATTCTAGTGAAGTTCCCGGTATAAATTATGAAATTACTATATCTGATTCTGAAATAAAAATGGCTAAAGAACTTATAGAAGGATTAGCAACAGATTTTAATCCAGAGAAGTATCAAGATAATTATAGGACAAAATTATTAGAAATTATTCAAAGTAAAGTCGAAGGAAAAGAAATTAAACAAGTAGTAGAAAAAGACAAAGGAGGAGTAATTGATTTAATGGAAGCATTACAAGCCAGTTTAGATATGGTAAAAAAGGAAAAACTAGAACAGGCTAAAAATAAAAGTAAAAAACGGAGTAGGAAAACTGTATCATGAAAAAAGTAATTCCGATGTCTCCAAAACTCTTACCATTTGATTATAAAAACGATCCTGATTATATTTATCAAATAAAATGGGATGGAGTAAGGATGTTAACATATAAAGAAAATGGCAAAATAACCTTGATAAATAAATATGGTAAAGATAAAACTAAACAATTTCCAGAACTAAAAAAACTGGAAATATTAAAAGCTAATTTTGTATTGGATGGAGAAATAATGGTTATAGAAGGAACTAAAAATAGTTTTTCTAAAATATTAAAAAGAAATAATACCAGTGACATAAAAAAAATTAACTTCTATGTCCATAACATTCCTATTACTTATAGTGTTTTTGATATATTATGTTTTAACGGTCGCTGGATTATGGATCAGCCTATAGAATACAGGCAAAATTTATTAAACAATTTTTTGGAGTCAAATTCCTTAATTCATTTATGTCAAAATTACAATGAAGGAGTGGAACTCTTTCAAACAACAAAAAAATTAGGTTTAGAAGGAATAATAGCTAAAAAAAAAGGAAGTAAATATACTCAAGGGAAAAAAAGTTTCGATTGGATAAAATATAAGCACAGGCAAATAATTGAAGGTTATATAGGAGGACTACTCCTTGAAAGAGGAATAATAAAATCATTAGCTATAGGTATCAAAGAATCCGATGAGTTTATTTATATAGGGAATGTAGGTACAGGGTTATCAGAGGAATATAAAAAAAGAATCTTAAAAAAAGGGGTTGAGTTGGTAATAGCCGATTCCCCATTTAAAAACTTTAATGATAAAAAACATATTTGGCTTCTTCCAAGAGTAAAATGTTTTATAGAATTCATGGAATGGACCGATGATTATACTTTACGTTCTCCTGTATTAAAAGTTATTCAGGAGGATGATTATGTCACATAAAATAATAATAAACGGAAAACAGTTAAATCTTACTAATTTAGATAAAGTTTATTGTCAAAAAAACAATATTACTAAAAAAGATTGTTTAAATTATTATATAAAGATATATCCTTACATAAGTGAATATTTAAAAAATAGACCAGTAGCTTTAACCAGGTATCCTAATGGTTTTCAACAAAAAGGGTTTTATCAAAAAAATGTTCCCGAAGGGAAGCCAAGTTGGGTAGAAACAATAAATATTCCAGGGATAAAAAATTATCCACTAATAAATAACATTGAAACTTTTCTATGGCTTTGTAATTTAGGAACTATAGAATTTCACCCTTGGTTGTCTAACAAAGATAATCTAGATTTTCCAGACTATGGAGTTTTAGACATAGATCCTATGGAAAAATTCAGCTTTAAAGAAGTGTTAATAGTAGCGAGAAAGGTATATGAAATATTAGAGTTATTAAAAATCAAATCTTACCCTAAACTAACTGGCTCTACAGGTATACAAATTTATATACCATTAGTAAATCGCTATACTTATGAAGAAGTAAGGGAGTTTATAAGGCTAATTTATGTAATAGTAAATAATCAACTTCCTGAAATAAGTACTTTAGAAAGGAAAGTTGAACAGAGGAAAGGAAAAATTTACTTAGATTATTTACAAAATGTAAAAGGACAAACATTAGTGGCCCCATATAGTATTAGACCTAAAGTAGGGGCACCTATATCCATGCCAGTTAGATGGGAAGATATATATAAGGATAACTTATCGCCTCAAGAATATAATATATTTAATTCAATACAAGATATTGAAACTATCTATCCTTATTTTCTAGAAGTTTTAGAGAAAAAACAAAAAATAGAAAAAGCTTATAATCTTTTGCAAAAATTATTTTAAAAAGAAGGAATTAAATATTATTTATAGAAATATTATTATAAAATTTATATTTATAAAATTTGTATAATTATAATAAAGGGGGGACTACTAACATTACCTTTTAACATATTCAACATAAGGAGGAGATTGTCTTGAAAAAAATCCCCAATAGTAAAATCAGAAACATCGCTATTATTTCCCATGGAGGGGCAGGAAAGACATCTTTAGCAGAAAGTATGCTTTATACTGCAGGTGCAGTAAGTAGATTAGGAAGGGTTGATGATGGTACTTCAATTTTTGATTATGATCAAGAGGAAATCAAAAGGAAAATTACCATTAATACCTCAATGGCACCTTGTGAGTGGGAAGGTCACAAAATCAATATCATCGATACACCTGGATATTTTGATTTTGTAGGGGAAGTAAAAGGTGCTTTAAGGGTTGTAGATGGTACTATACTTGTTCTTTGTGCTGCTTCAGGAGTAGAAGTAGGAACAGAAATAGTATATGATTATGCTGAAGAACAAGGATTACCAAAAATAATATTTGTTAACAAAATGGATAGGGAAAATGCAAACTTCTTCAATGTTATAGATGAACTGAAAGAAAAGTATGGTAATAAAGTTGTTCCACTACAAATACCAATTGGAGCAGAAGCTAATTTTAAAGGTATAGTAGATATATTAAAAGGTAAAGCATATATTTTTGAAGGAGATAAGAAGTATGTAGAGGGGGATATTCCAAAGGATCTATTAGATAAAGTTGAGGAGTATAAAGAAGCTCTAACAGAAGCTGTGGCCGAGGGTTGTGATGAATTATTAATGAAGTATTTAGAAGGAGAAGAATTAACAGAAGAAGAAATTATGCAAGGGCTTAAAGAAGGTGTTAAAGAAAGAAAAATATTACCTGTTTTATGTGGAAGTGCTTACAAAAATATCGGGATACCCCAATTATTAAGTTTTATTAATTTTGCCTTACCTTCACCTATTGATAAAGGAAAAGTAAAAGCTAGACTTAAAAATGAAGATATAGAAATTAATGTCGATGAAAAAGAAAAATTTACTGCCCTTGTATTTAAAACTATGGCAGACCCATACGTAGGAAAATTGACATTTTTTAGAGTATATTCAGGAACTTTAAAATCTGATTCTGTAATTTACAATGCTACTAAAAAGGTTACAGAAAGGGTAGGTCAGTTATTCTTGATGAAGGGTAAAAATCAAGAGCCAGTAGATTTTGTTCAAGCAGGGGATATTGCAGCTGTGGCTAAATTACAAGAAACATCTACAGGGGATACTTTGTGTGAAAAAGATATGGATTTAATATTAGCTCCTGTGGATTTTCCTAGACCAGTAATTTCTTTTGCCGTTGAACCAAAATCTAAAAATGATGAAGAAAAAGTAAGTTCAGGCCTGGCCCGTTTTTTAGAAGAAGACCCTACTTTTAAAGTTGAAAGAAATGCAGAAACCAAACAAACTATAATTTCTGGTATGGGTGAATTACACTTAGAAATTATAGTAAATAGGTTATCTAAGAAATTTGGAGTTGATGTAGATTTAAAAAATCCTAAAATCCCTTATAAAGAAACTATAAAAGGGAAAGCAAAGGTAGAAGGTAAACACAAAAAACAATCTGGTGGTAGAGGACAATATGGCCACGTATGGATTGAATTTGAGCCACTTCCTAGAGGTGAAAAATTCCAGTTTGTTGATAAGATTTTTGGAGGAGCAGTTCCTAGAAACTATATACCGGCAGTTGAAAAAGGTTTAATTGAAGCTATGGAAGAAGGAATACTGGCAGGTTATCCTGTGGTAGATATTAAAGCTACTTTATTTGATGGTTCTTACCACAGTGTTGACTCTTCAGAAATGGCTTTTAAAATAGCAGCATCTTTAGCTTTTAAAAAGGCAATGCAACAAGCCCAACCTGTTTTATTAGAACCTATCGTAAATGCTGAGATTATAGTACCAGAACAGTTTATGGGAGATATTATGGGTGATATGAACTCAAGAAGAGGTAGAATAATGGGTATGGAACCATTAGGAGGGGGATTACAAAAAGTAAAAGCCCAGGCTCCTTTAGCAGAAATGTATCGTTATTCCATTGATTTACGTTCAATGACTCAAGGTAGAGGAAGTTTCACAATGGAATATTCCCATTATGAAGAGGTACCACCACATATTCAAGAACAAATTGTAAAAGAAGCTCAAAGGGAAAAGGAATTAGCTTCTAAATAACTTAAAGACAGCCTCCAAAGAGAGGCTGTTATATTATTAAATTTTTAAGGGGTGAAAAAATGATTACAAAATATCTTGCATTACCAGGTCCAACAGATGTTAATCCAGATGTTATGTTAGAAATATCTAAACCTATTTTTAATCATCGTAATGTAATTTTTAAAGAATTATTAGAAAGGGTTACAGAAAAAACTCAGAAATTATTAGGTACAAATAATGAAGTTTATTTTTTAACTGCTTCTGGGACTGGAGCTATGGAGTGCGCTATAGTAAACACATTATCGAAAAATGATAAGGTATTAGCGTTAATTAACGGTTCATTTGGACAGAGATTTGCTGATATAGCAAAACAATATGGAGCAGATGTTATTGAGTTTCATGGAGAATGGGGTAAAGGTTTTGAACTAGAAAAACTAAAAAAAGTAATAGATGAATTAGGAGATAATCTAAAGGGAATAACAGTAGTACACTGTGAAACATCTACAGGTGTATTAAATGATATCCAGTCTATTAGTAAATTAAGGTGTTCTGATAAAACACTATTATTAGTTGATGGTATAAGTTCTATAGGAGCTGTGAAAGTTGAAGTAGATAAATGGAATATTGATGTAATTTTAACAGGTAGTCAGAAAGTATTAGCCCTCCCACCAGGATTGGCAATAATTTCTTTTAGTTCAAAGGCAATTAAAGCTTATGAAGAAAGTGATATGCCTAAATATTATTGGGATATCGGTAAATATAGGAAGTTTTACCATGAAAAAAGGGAAACTCCCTACACTCCTGCCATACCATTATTTGTAGGATTACTCAAGCAATTAGAAGCACTAGAAGAGAGAGGTTTTGATCAGGAAATCAAAAAACATGAAAAAATCGCTAAAATGGTTAGATGTGCAGTTAGAGAAATGGGGCTTGAGCTATTAAATGATGATAAAATTTCAGCAAATACCGTAACTCCTATAAAAGTTCCAGAAGGTATTGATTTAAAAATAATGCGAAAAATTCTTCTAGAAAAGTATAGTGTAGATGTAGCTGGTGGACAAGGAAAGTTAGAAGGAAAAATTTTTAGAATAGGTCATTTAGGTAATGTAGAACCATTATTTATTATCTCTATTTTGGCAGCTTTAGAAATGACTTTAAAGGAAATGGGATATGATATAGAAGTTGGAAAGGGAGTAAAAGCTGCTCAGGAATTTTGGATTAATAACTTGAAATAATGGGAATAATATGATAAAATTCTTTAAAAAATATAGTTCAAAGTACAATGATGTAGAGAATAGTACTCAAAAAGTTCTATTCAGAGAGTCGGTGGTTGCTGTGAACCGATTAGAATTTTTGAGGAATCCACTTTACTAGTACTTAGGTTAATTACCTTTAAAAATTAAATGAGAGGATCCTTTTAGGATCAATCAGGGTGGCAACGCGGTAACTCGTCCCTGACCAATTAATTTTGGTCAGGTTTTTTTAATTTAAGAACTAAATAAGAACTAAAAGGAGGTAATTTTAAAATGTTAGATTTAAAGGTAATTAGACAAAATCCAGAAATTGTTAAAAAAGCTTTAACTAATAGAGGGGAAGATCCCCAGGTAATTGATAAAATTTTAGAATTAGATAATCAAAGAAGAGAAAATTTAACGAAGGTTGAGATGTTAAAAAAATTGAGAAATGAAACTTCTCAAGAAATTTCAAAGTTAAAGAAGGAAAAAATAGATTGTGAAGATAAAATTTTGAAGATGAGAGAAGTAGGAGAAGAAATTAAGGAACTTGATGATCTAGTAAGAGAAATTGATGAAAAAATGATGAATGTTTTATTAAGAATCCCTAACATTCCCCATGAAAGTGTTCCTGTAGGTGGATCAGAAGAAGATAATGTCGAAGTAAAAAGGTTTGGAGAACCGCCTAAATTTAATTTTCAACCAAAAGCCCATTGGGATATTGGGGCTGACTTAGATATAATCGATTTTGAAAGGGCAGGTAAAGTAACAGGTTCAAGATTTACCTTTTTAAAAGGTTTAGGTGCTAAGTTGGAAAGGGCATTGATAAATTTTATGATAGATACCCATATCCAAAATGGATATACTGAAATACTTCCTCCTTTTATGGTAAACGAAGAAAGTTTAAAAGGAACTGGCCAGTTACCTAAATTTGAAGAAGATGCCTTTAAGGTAACTAATAATGGTTATTACTTAATTCCAACGGCTGAAGTACCTGTTACAAATTACCATAAAGATGAAATTATTGATGGTGATAAATTGCCAATCCTTTATACAGCCTACTCACCTTGTTTTAGAGCAGAAGCGGGAGCCCATGGCAGAGACACTAGAGGTTTGATAAGGCAACATCAATTCAATAAAGTTGAGTTAGTAAAATTCTCTCACCCTGAAAAATCCTATGAAGAATTGGAGAAACTATTGTTAGATGCTGAAAGAATCTTACAAGCATTAGGGCTACATTATAGAGTAGTAACACTATGTACAGGAGACCTAGGTTTTTCTGCAGCTAAAACCTATGATATAGAAGTTTGGTTACCAAGTTTCAATACCTTTAGAGAAATTTCTTCTTGCAGTAATTTTGAAGATTTTCAAGCAAGAAGGGCAAATATTAAGTTTAGACCACAACCAAAAGAAAAAGCCCAATATTTACACACACTAAATGGTTCTGGTTTAGCTGTTGGTAGAACATTAGCAGCAATCTTAGAGAATTATCAACAAGAAGATGGAAGTGTATTAATACCTAAGGTACTACAACCATATATGGGAATAGAAAAAATTACAAAAGAAAATTAGTTGACATAAATCCATAAATATTATATATTTATATAGCGGTAAAGATATAATATAAAAATAACTATAAAAAATCTTTTAAAAAACCTTGACACAATATGTTAGTTATGATATAATCCTTAATGTGTCAAGACGGAGGGGTGTCCGAGCGGTTTAAGGAGCTGGTCTTGAAAACCAGTGACTCGAAAGGGCCGTGGGTTCGAATCCCACCCCCTCCGCCATTTTATATATTTTGGAGAGATGCCCGAGTAGGCCGAAGGGGGTCGCCTGCTAAGCGATTAAGCGAGACTAAAACTCGCTTCGAGGGTTCGAATCCCTCTCTCTCCGCCATGTTAATATGTGCCCGTAGCTCAGCTGGATAGAGTGTTTGACTACGAATCAAAAGGTCCCAGGTTCGAATCCTGGCGGGCACGCCATTTAAATTACTTGGTTGATTAACCAGTTTTTTTTTACAAAATGTTGTGTCTCTATTGGGCGCCCGTAGCTCAGGGGATAGAGCAGTGGTTTCCTAAACCGCGTGTCGGAGGTTCGAGTCCTTTCGGGCGCACCATTTATTAAAAGGAGATTTTGAAATTGAAAGAGAAGTTTATGCACCTGGCTTTAGAGCAGGCCAATAAGGCCTTTGAATTAGGGGAAGTTCCAATTGGTGCAGTAGTTATAAGAAATAATGAAGTTATATCATTAGGTTTTAATATGCGGGAAACTTTAAAGGATCCTACAGCCCATGCTGAGTTAATAGCAATAAAAAGGGCAGCTCAAAAGCTTCAAGGCTGGAGATTAATTGATTGTGAAATATATGTAAATGTAGAGCCATGTGCTATGTGTTGTGAGGCAATTATTCAGTCTAGGATGAAAAAACTGATCTTTGGATTAAGGGAACCTAAGACTGGAGCTGTTTATTCACAACTTGAACTTCCTAAAATAAGAAATGCTAAACTAGAAATAGAAGAAGGTATACTTGAAGAAGAAAGTAAAAGGTTACTACAGAAATTTTTTAATAAAATTAGAAATAAGTAAATATAGTGAGTAATATAATATGGAGAGGTGGCTGAGTGGTCGAAGGCGCTCGCCTGGAAAGCGAGTAGACGGGGATAAACCTGTCTCGAGGGTTCAAATCCCTCTCTCTCCGCCATAAATAGCTAATTTTGGCCGTGCTAGATGGGGAGGTAGCGGTGCCCTGTACCTGCAATCCGCTATAGCAGGATTGAATGCCTATATTGAGGCTTATACTTTGTAGGGCTGGCTTAAATAAGTGGTGACGACGATTGGGTCCTACGCAATAGCACTCTATGAACCCCGTCAGGTCCGGAAGGAAGCAGCGGTAAGTAGTTGTTGTTATGTGCCGTAGGGAAGCCTGATTCGAGCTAACTGTTTAGGTATCGCCTATGAAGATAAGTCGAATATAGGGCACGGCCTTTAATTATAAAAAAACACCTAAATAGGGTGTTTTTTGTTTTTATGAAATAATGTTGCAAATAAATAAAGGGATTTGTATAATAATTAAATAGGGGTGATGTAAATGGCTTACAAGGCTCTTTATAGAAAATTAAGGCCAGGCAGTTTTTCTCAAGGTTATGTGGCTCAGCAGCATATAAGAACTACACTGCAAAATAGTTTAAAAAACCGAAAAATAGCCCATGCCTATCTATTTTCAGGGCCAAGGGGTACAGGGAAAACCAGTACTGCTAAAATTTTTGCAAAGGCAGTTAATTGTTTAGAAGGTCCAACACCAGAACCCTGTAATGTTTGCAGTGTATGTAAAAAAATTAACGAAAATAGTTCTTTAGATGTATTAGAAATAGATGCTGCTTCTAATAGAGGAATTGATGAAATAAGGGATTTAAGGGATAAAGTTAATTATGCACCATCTGAATCAAGGTATAAAGTGTACATAATAGATGAAGTACACATGTTAACTACAGAAGCATTTAATGCGTTATTAAAAACTTTAGAAGAGCCACCATCCCATGTAGTATTTATATTAGCTACTACAGAACCCCACAAACTTCCTGCGACAATATTATCAAGGTGTCAAAGATTTGATTTTAGACCCTTTAAAACTACAGAAATTTCTCAATACCTAATGGAAATCTGTGAAAAAAATGGTATATATATAGAGGAAGAAGCGGCCCAGATTCTAGCGGGTAAAGCTGATGGTTCTATGAGGGATGCTTTAAGTTTATTAGACCAGTTAATAGTTTATGGCGATGGTACTATAACTACTTCTCTAGTTTTAGATGTGTTAGGGGTACTATCTCCTAGTACTATAAATGAGCTAATTGGATACATTTCTGATAGAAAATTAGACCAAGCTTTAGAACTATTAGATATCATTATCCAGCAAGGAAAAGATATCCAAAGCTTTATAGAAGATATAATAAATAGATTAAGGGATATAATGTTTGAAAATCTTAAAGACCCTAAAGCATCTATAGGTTTAAGTCTACAAGAGTTAGTTAGGATTATCGAGATCTTTATACAGGGTAGTAAAGAAATTAAAAATTCTTCCCATCCTAAAATACTTTTGGAAACTTTGATTATCAAAAGTATTGAAGGTGAGGAGAGAAAAATATCTCTTTTAGAAAAGCGAATCGAGGATTTAGAGGAAATTATAAATTCCCGTTCTTTTAAAACTACTTCTTTAAATGAAAAGGCAGAAGTAGTAGATAAAGGGGAAGTAAATAAAGGACAAAGTAGTATAGGATTCAATACAATTAAAAATTCTTGGGATAAAGTATTATTTGCCGTAAAAAAAGAAAGTGTATCTACCCATGCTTGGTTAAAGGAAGGGATCCTGGATAAACTAGATGGAGATACCCTTGAAATAATGTATGAAGATAAATATATGTTACATCGAGAAAATATAATGAAAGAAAATCATAAAAATATTATTGAAAAAGTACTTGCAAACATATTTAATGTTGATTTAAAAATCAAAGCAACTACTAAAGAGAGAGGTAAAAAGAATAATTCTAAGATAAAGGAAAAAGACAACTTAATATCAATGGCAGAAAAGTTATTTGGCCAAGATTTAGTTGAAGTTAAAGATTAAAAATTAAGGAGGTTTTATAATGTTTGGTGGAAATATGCAAAAAGCGATGAAACAAATGCAAAAAATGCAGGCAGACATGGCAAAAATGCAAGAAGAATTAAAAGAAAGGTTATTTGAAGGCACAGCAGGTGGTGGAGTTGTAAAGGTAGTAGTAAGTGGTCACAAAGAAGTAAAAGAAGTTTTAATTAGTCCAGATGTAGTAGATCCAGAAGATGTAGAAATGTTACAAGACCTAATAGTTGCAGCAACTAATGAAGCTTTAAGAATAGCTGATAAAACTATGGAGCAAGAACTTAAAAAGATTGCCGGTGGAATGAAGTTGCCACCAGGTCTGTTCTAATGGTTCAGTCTAAATACCTCAATGACCTTATAGAAGCCTTTCAACTTTTGCCAGGGATAGGGAAAAAAAGTGCTCAAAGGCTTGCTTTTCATGTTTTGAAAATGCCTAAAGAGGATATTCAACGATTTACCCAGGCCCTCTTGTATGCAAAAGAAAAAATTACAGAATGCACCATATGTGGTAACCTTTCCGATGATACTTTATGTAATATTTGTTCTAACCCTAAAAGAAATCCTCAAGTTATTTGTGTAGTTCAAGAACCTAAAGATGTAAGTATAATGGAGCGCATAGGGGATTATAACGGGTATTATCATGTACTAAAAGGTTGTATTTCTCCTATGGAAGGTATTGGACCAGAGGAATTAAATATAAAAACATTATTAGAAAGATTAAAAGATGGTGAAGTACAAGAAGTAATTATTGCAACAAACCCTACTATAGAAGGGGAAGCAACAGCAATGTATTTGTCTAAAATAATTAAACCATTAAATATCAAAGTAACTAGAATTGCCCACGGATTACCGGTGGGAGGAGACCTAGAATATGCTGATGAAGTTACATTGGCAAGGGCCCTTCAAGGTAGAGTAGAAATTTGATATTTATTAAAATATGTAAATTAAGTTTTTAAACCATAGAGAAAAGGTACAAGGTTAACCTTATAACTATGGTTTTTTGTTTTATTACTATGTTATATTTTAATTAGATGGAAAAAATATAAGAAGGGAAGAATTGTTGGTTTTTTAGCAATGTATTTTGATAAAAGAAGAGCTATAAAGGGAAAGTGGAGATTTAATTACTAAGGTTATTGGAATTTACAAAAAACATTTTTCTCCCTGTATTAAACAAGAAAATGTTGGCAATAATACTATACATCAGAAAAACTGCGGGGGTGGAAAAATGTTAGATAAAATAAAAAATCTATTAATTAAAATTAAAAACTACTTTGAAAATGAACAACCTATAATTCTAGAACAATCTAAAAGTATTATGGAATTAGTAGAAGAAGCAAAAAAAGAATGGTTGGCAGCAAAAGAATACTTTGAAAATGTTTCAGATCCTGATTTAATAGATTATGCTATACATTCAATAGAAGCTACTGAAAAGAGGTATAACTATTTATTAAAAAAAGTAAAACAAATGAATTTAGAAGAAATAAAATAAATAGTCATCATTTTACTTTCGCTGAATAGATATTAGCATATCGATTTCAGCGGAGGTGACCAATATGAAGGTAAAGAAGTTACTACTACAGTCTTTAGGAGGAATAACATTTTTAGTAGTATTACATTTTTTTGGGCAAAACATTGGAATTTATTTACCTATAAATTTATTTACAATAGCAATAGCAAGTCTTTTAGGTGTTCCCGGTATAATACTTTTAGTAATTTTAGGAAAAATATTATTATAACAACAATTAAAGGGTTAGAGACCCTTTTTTTTCTTGACCGTAAGTTACTCCTCTGTTATACTTTAATTGTATTACTGTTATAACTTTACTTCCACTTTACCATGGAAAAGTAAAAACTGTTTGATTTAAATAATCGTATCTGTGATAGAACAGTTTCTGATTTATAATAGTGTTCTATTACATAAGGAGGATAATATGTTCCGTTTTGTAGAAGCATATGTTGGAGAGTATGCCAGTGGAAAAAGTGAAAATGCAATTAACCGAGCTATTGAACTTAAAAAAATGACCAAGGATAAAGTAACATTAGTGGATTTAGATACAGTTGAACCCTTTTATACCCTTAGGCCGTTAAAGAAAAAATTGAAAGAACAATATGATATAGATGTGGTTACATGGGAGACCAGTGAAACTATGGGTTTAGGTGAAGCTGGTTCTATTATTAAACCAGAAATGAGATGGGTATTAAGAAGGGAAGGAAATATAATATTAGATATCGGATATGGTGTACATGGTGCCAAAATTTTAAATTTAATTGAAGGAGCCCATGAAAGTGAAGAGTTAAAGATTTTTGTAGTTATAAACACTTGTCGTCCCATTACTGGAACAGT encodes the following:
- a CDS encoding Ku protein; amino-acid sequence: MKTLWKGAINFGLINVPIKMFTATENKSISFKNLHKECNTPIKQKRYCPNCEKEVEYDEIVKGYEYQKDTYIIIKDEDLEKIPGESSKTIDIVEFVKLEQIDPIYFDKSYYLAPEDTGKKAYKLLVNALNETEKIAIAKVVIRSRESLVCLRVYNGILVMETMHYPDEIRNSSEVPGINYEITISDSEIKMAKELIEGLATDFNPEKYQDNYRTKLLEIIQSKVEGKEIKQVVEKDKGGVIDLMEALQASLDMVKKEKLEQAKNKSKKRSRKTVS
- the ligD gene encoding non-homologous end-joining DNA ligase codes for the protein MSHKIIINGKQLNLTNLDKVYCQKNNITKKDCLNYYIKIYPYISEYLKNRPVALTRYPNGFQQKGFYQKNVPEGKPSWVETINIPGIKNYPLINNIETFLWLCNLGTIEFHPWLSNKDNLDFPDYGVLDIDPMEKFSFKEVLIVARKVYEILELLKIKSYPKLTGSTGIQIYIPLVNRYTYEEVREFIRLIYVIVNNQLPEISTLERKVEQRKGKIYLDYLQNVKGQTLVAPYSIRPKVGAPISMPVRWEDIYKDNLSPQEYNIFNSIQDIETIYPYFLEVLEKKQKIEKAYNLLQKLF
- the fusA gene encoding elongation factor G — its product is MKKIPNSKIRNIAIISHGGAGKTSLAESMLYTAGAVSRLGRVDDGTSIFDYDQEEIKRKITINTSMAPCEWEGHKINIIDTPGYFDFVGEVKGALRVVDGTILVLCAASGVEVGTEIVYDYAEEQGLPKIIFVNKMDRENANFFNVIDELKEKYGNKVVPLQIPIGAEANFKGIVDILKGKAYIFEGDKKYVEGDIPKDLLDKVEEYKEALTEAVAEGCDELLMKYLEGEELTEEEIMQGLKEGVKERKILPVLCGSAYKNIGIPQLLSFINFALPSPIDKGKVKARLKNEDIEINVDEKEKFTALVFKTMADPYVGKLTFFRVYSGTLKSDSVIYNATKKVTERVGQLFLMKGKNQEPVDFVQAGDIAAVAKLQETSTGDTLCEKDMDLILAPVDFPRPVISFAVEPKSKNDEEKVSSGLARFLEEDPTFKVERNAETKQTIISGMGELHLEIIVNRLSKKFGVDVDLKNPKIPYKETIKGKAKVEGKHKKQSGGRGQYGHVWIEFEPLPRGEKFQFVDKIFGGAVPRNYIPAVEKGLIEAMEEGILAGYPVVDIKATLFDGSYHSVDSSEMAFKIAASLAFKKAMQQAQPVLLEPIVNAEIIVPEQFMGDIMGDMNSRRGRIMGMEPLGGGLQKVKAQAPLAEMYRYSIDLRSMTQGRGSFTMEYSHYEEVPPHIQEQIVKEAQREKELASK
- a CDS encoding pyridoxal-phosphate-dependent aminotransferase family protein produces the protein MITKYLALPGPTDVNPDVMLEISKPIFNHRNVIFKELLERVTEKTQKLLGTNNEVYFLTASGTGAMECAIVNTLSKNDKVLALINGSFGQRFADIAKQYGADVIEFHGEWGKGFELEKLKKVIDELGDNLKGITVVHCETSTGVLNDIQSISKLRCSDKTLLLVDGISSIGAVKVEVDKWNIDVILTGSQKVLALPPGLAIISFSSKAIKAYEESDMPKYYWDIGKYRKFYHEKRETPYTPAIPLFVGLLKQLEALEERGFDQEIKKHEKIAKMVRCAVREMGLELLNDDKISANTVTPIKVPEGIDLKIMRKILLEKYSVDVAGGQGKLEGKIFRIGHLGNVEPLFIISILAALEMTLKEMGYDIEVGKGVKAAQEFWINNLK
- the serS gene encoding serine--tRNA ligase; this encodes MLDLKVIRQNPEIVKKALTNRGEDPQVIDKILELDNQRRENLTKVEMLKKLRNETSQEISKLKKEKIDCEDKILKMREVGEEIKELDDLVREIDEKMMNVLLRIPNIPHESVPVGGSEEDNVEVKRFGEPPKFNFQPKAHWDIGADLDIIDFERAGKVTGSRFTFLKGLGAKLERALINFMIDTHIQNGYTEILPPFMVNEESLKGTGQLPKFEEDAFKVTNNGYYLIPTAEVPVTNYHKDEIIDGDKLPILYTAYSPCFRAEAGAHGRDTRGLIRQHQFNKVELVKFSHPEKSYEELEKLLLDAERILQALGLHYRVVTLCTGDLGFSAAKTYDIEVWLPSFNTFREISSCSNFEDFQARRANIKFRPQPKEKAQYLHTLNGSGLAVGRTLAAILENYQQEDGSVLIPKVLQPYMGIEKITKEN
- a CDS encoding nucleoside deaminase, which codes for MKEKFMHLALEQANKAFELGEVPIGAVVIRNNEVISLGFNMRETLKDPTAHAELIAIKRAAQKLQGWRLIDCEIYVNVEPCAMCCEAIIQSRMKKLIFGLREPKTGAVYSQLELPKIRNAKLEIEEGILEEESKRLLQKFFNKIRNK